One Lysobacter enzymogenes DNA segment encodes these proteins:
- a CDS encoding glycosyltransferase, with translation MRVLLSTFGSRGDAEPLAALAAALQAQGAQARVCASPDFAQRLDQAGVELFPVGTPVRDWIREVMADPTPDIPGRGAQIMAMYRDALSVAIEDCDAVVATGLFPATTAAQMLAERHRLPYVYAGYCPTYLPSVHHAPFQFPHSPPPPADADNRERWALNARAMQDTFGDTANRHRAELGLPPTQHLRDRVFTALPWLATDPVLSPWAPTSLCEVVQTGHWILPDDRPLAPDLCAFLDAGEPPVYVGFGSMPLPAWGGSAARIAIEAVRAQGRRIVLAGGWAGLIPVDASDDCYAVGEVNQQALFPRMAAIVHHGGAGTTMAATRSGTPQVIVPQIADQPYWAGRVADLGIGVAHAGPVASVESLSAALATALMPRTRVRAEVVAGMVRGDGAAVAAKRLIDEVGGDRS, from the coding sequence ATGCGAGTTCTGTTGTCCACCTTCGGTTCGCGCGGCGACGCCGAACCGCTGGCCGCCCTGGCCGCCGCGCTGCAGGCGCAGGGCGCTCAGGCGCGGGTCTGCGCCTCGCCCGACTTCGCCCAGCGCCTCGACCAGGCCGGGGTGGAACTGTTCCCGGTCGGCACGCCGGTGCGCGACTGGATCCGCGAGGTGATGGCCGATCCCACGCCCGACATCCCCGGCCGCGGCGCGCAGATCATGGCGATGTACCGCGACGCGCTCAGCGTCGCCATCGAAGACTGCGACGCGGTGGTCGCCACCGGCCTGTTCCCCGCCACCACCGCCGCGCAGATGCTGGCCGAGCGCCACCGCCTGCCGTACGTCTACGCCGGTTACTGCCCGACCTATCTGCCCTCGGTGCACCACGCCCCGTTCCAGTTCCCGCACAGCCCGCCGCCGCCGGCCGATGCCGACAACCGCGAACGCTGGGCGCTCAACGCGCGCGCGATGCAGGACACCTTCGGCGACACCGCCAACCGCCATCGCGCCGAACTCGGCCTGCCGCCGACGCAGCACCTGCGCGACCGCGTCTTCACCGCCCTGCCCTGGCTCGCCACCGACCCGGTGCTGAGCCCGTGGGCGCCGACCAGCCTGTGCGAGGTCGTGCAGACCGGCCACTGGATCCTGCCCGACGACCGTCCGCTCGCGCCGGACCTGTGCGCGTTTCTCGACGCGGGCGAACCGCCGGTGTACGTCGGCTTCGGCAGCATGCCGTTGCCCGCCTGGGGCGGGAGCGCCGCGCGCATCGCCATCGAGGCCGTACGCGCGCAGGGCCGCCGCATCGTCCTCGCCGGCGGCTGGGCCGGCTTGATCCCGGTGGACGCCAGCGACGACTGCTACGCCGTCGGCGAGGTCAACCAACAAGCGCTGTTCCCGCGCATGGCCGCGATCGTCCACCACGGCGGCGCGGGCACGACCATGGCCGCGACGCGCTCGGGAACCCCGCAGGTGATCGTGCCGCAGATCGCCGATCAACCGTATTGGGCGGGACGCGTGGCCGACTTGGGCATCGGCGTGGCGCATGCGGGGCCGGTCGCCAGCGTGGAATCGTTGAGCGCTGCGTTGGCGACGGCGTTGATGCCGCGAACGCGGGTGCGGGCGGAGGTGGTCGCTGGGATGGTGCGGGGAGATGGGGCGGCGGTGGCGGCGAAGCGGTTGATCGATGAGGTCGGCGGCGACCGCAGCTAA
- a CDS encoding S1 family peptidase produces MTLRFLSAPIAFLFLVASCRADAITIRDDTGDAEYRVAATHLPALADLPGEGHGVLIAPQWVLTAAHAVSWQEHVDRVVIAGKPRRVERVVLHPGFKRLPQALIDRALAGGDGNEIVAFLSASDDVALVKLVEPVADAAPVALYRGQGELGKTVEILGKGATGTGARGHDLDGSHRTELRRARNRIDRADARWLCYTFDRPPAALPLEGMAGNGDSGGPVLLRALGRWRLAGLASWKIVQGDVRTTRPAQYGHSSCNVRVSRYVGWIDQTMNDRMEAKSAPGSANGS; encoded by the coding sequence ATGACGCTGCGGTTCCTTTCAGCTCCCATCGCCTTCTTGTTTCTGGTTGCGTCGTGCAGGGCCGATGCGATTACGATCCGCGACGATACCGGCGATGCCGAGTACCGCGTCGCCGCAACCCATTTGCCGGCCCTTGCCGATTTGCCCGGCGAAGGCCACGGCGTACTGATCGCGCCGCAATGGGTGCTCACCGCGGCGCATGCGGTGTCGTGGCAGGAACACGTCGATCGGGTCGTCATCGCCGGCAAGCCCCGGCGGGTCGAGCGCGTCGTGCTGCATCCCGGATTCAAGCGGCTGCCGCAGGCGTTGATCGACCGGGCGCTGGCCGGCGGCGACGGCAACGAGATCGTGGCGTTCCTGTCCGCGTCCGACGATGTCGCCTTGGTGAAGCTGGTCGAGCCGGTCGCCGATGCGGCGCCGGTCGCGTTGTATCGAGGGCAGGGCGAACTGGGCAAGACGGTCGAGATCCTCGGCAAGGGCGCCACCGGTACCGGCGCGCGCGGACACGATCTCGACGGATCGCACCGCACCGAACTGCGCCGCGCCCGCAACCGCATCGATCGCGCCGACGCGCGCTGGCTCTGCTACACCTTCGACCGTCCGCCCGCGGCGCTGCCGCTGGAAGGCATGGCGGGCAATGGCGACAGTGGTGGGCCGGTGCTGCTGCGCGCTCTCGGACGCTGGCGTCTGGCCGGATTGGCGTCGTGGAAGATCGTCCAAGGCGATGTGCGCACTACGCGCCCTGCGCAGTACGGCCATTCGAGTTGCAATGTGCGGGTGAGCCGGTATGTCGGCTGGATCGACCAAACCATGAATGACCGGATGGAGGCGAAGTCCGCGCCGGGGAGCGCGAACGGCTCCTAG
- a CDS encoding GNAT family N-acetyltransferase, with the protein MTLPPGTVLRPILPRDDAALAAIARQVLAEFGSGLASDPQVDAMQRAYSRPRSAYFVVERDGRLGGGVGIAPLLGGEEGVCELRKFYLLPNVRGIGLGQALLDQCLLSARGFGFGQCYVEVLDRMSEAQRLLERNGFQLLQARMGYGELRGSNTWYLRSI; encoded by the coding sequence ATGACCCTGCCGCCCGGAACCGTACTGCGTCCGATCCTGCCGCGCGACGACGCGGCGCTGGCGGCGATCGCGCGCCAGGTGCTGGCCGAATTCGGCTCGGGCCTGGCCAGCGATCCGCAGGTCGATGCGATGCAGCGCGCCTACAGCCGGCCGCGCAGCGCCTACTTCGTGGTCGAGCGCGACGGCCGGCTCGGCGGCGGCGTGGGCATCGCGCCGCTGCTCGGCGGCGAGGAAGGCGTGTGCGAGCTGCGCAAGTTCTATCTGCTGCCGAACGTGCGCGGGATCGGCCTGGGTCAGGCCTTGCTCGACCAATGCCTGCTGAGCGCCCGCGGGTTCGGCTTCGGCCAGTGCTATGTCGAAGTGCTGGATCGGATGAGCGAGGCGCAGCGGTTGCTGGAGCGCAACGGCTTCCAGTTGTTGCAGGCGCGGATGGGGTATGGGGAGTTGCGCGGCAGCAATACCTGGTATCTGCGTTCGATTTGA
- a CDS encoding SDR family NAD(P)-dependent oxidoreductase — protein sequence MQLENARAAITGGVSGLGFAVAQHLVARGGKVALFDVNDDKGAQAVAALGEGNARYFRTDVTDEAGVSANIKAAQEFLGGLNATINCAGILGAGRVLGKEAPMALSQFQTTVMVNLVGSFNVAKAAADLMQHNEPGADGERGVIVNTASVAAYEGQIGQAAYSASKGGVVGMTLPMARELARFGIRVMTVAPGIFWTPMVDGMPESVQQSLSASIPFPSRLGKPEEFADLVAYILGNTYLNGETIRLDGATRLAPK from the coding sequence ATGCAACTCGAAAATGCCCGCGCCGCGATCACCGGCGGCGTTTCCGGCCTCGGTTTCGCCGTGGCCCAGCACCTGGTCGCCCGCGGCGGCAAGGTCGCGCTGTTCGACGTCAACGACGACAAGGGCGCGCAGGCCGTGGCCGCGCTCGGCGAGGGCAACGCCCGTTACTTCCGCACCGACGTCACCGACGAGGCCGGGGTGTCGGCCAACATCAAGGCGGCCCAGGAGTTCCTCGGCGGCCTGAACGCGACGATCAACTGCGCCGGCATCCTCGGCGCCGGCCGCGTGCTGGGCAAGGAAGCGCCGATGGCGCTGTCGCAGTTCCAGACCACGGTGATGGTCAACCTGGTCGGCAGCTTCAACGTGGCCAAGGCCGCCGCCGACCTGATGCAGCACAACGAACCCGGCGCGGACGGCGAGCGCGGCGTGATCGTCAACACCGCCTCGGTCGCGGCGTACGAGGGCCAGATCGGCCAGGCCGCGTACTCGGCCAGCAAGGGCGGCGTGGTCGGCATGACCCTGCCGATGGCGCGCGAACTGGCGCGCTTCGGCATCCGCGTGATGACCGTGGCCCCGGGCATCTTCTGGACCCCGATGGTCGACGGCATGCCCGAGTCGGTGCAGCAGTCGCTGTCGGCCTCGATCCCGTTCCCCTCGCGCCTGGGCAAGCCGGAGGAGTTCGCCGATCTGGTCGCCTACATCCTCGGCAATACCTATCTCAACGGCGAGACCATCCGCCTCGACGGCGCCACCCGCCTCGCCCCGAAGTAA
- the efpL gene encoding elongation factor P-like protein EfpL, with translation MKAYDVKKGNVIEHNGTVYQVRDIERSSPQGRGGNVKFRFTMYSVPGGTKFDLSVGAEDELKEVELSRRQATYSYKDGDAFVFLDDEDYTPYTLDTDVVGDAAGYIIADLGGFYVQIIDDLPVGLQLPASVSLEVIETPPELKGGTATKRPKPAKLETGIEIMVPEYIGTGERVLVNTATGEFAGRAD, from the coding sequence ATGAAGGCTTACGACGTCAAGAAAGGCAACGTCATCGAACACAACGGCACCGTGTACCAGGTGCGCGACATCGAACGCAGTTCGCCGCAGGGCCGCGGCGGCAACGTGAAGTTCCGCTTCACCATGTACTCGGTCCCCGGCGGCACCAAGTTCGACCTCAGCGTCGGCGCCGAGGACGAGCTCAAGGAAGTCGAGCTCAGCCGCCGCCAGGCGACGTACTCGTACAAGGACGGCGACGCGTTCGTGTTCCTCGACGACGAGGACTACACGCCTTACACCCTGGACACCGACGTGGTCGGCGACGCCGCGGGCTACATCATCGCCGACCTCGGCGGCTTCTACGTGCAGATCATCGACGACCTGCCGGTCGGCCTGCAGCTGCCGGCCAGCGTGTCGCTGGAAGTGATCGAGACGCCGCCGGAGCTCAAGGGCGGCACCGCGACCAAGCGGCCGAAGCCGGCCAAGCTGGAGACCGGGATCGAGATCATGGTGCCGGAGTACATCGGCACCGGCGAGCGCGTGCTGGTCAACACCGCGACCGGCGAGTTCGCCGGGCGTGCGGACTGA
- a CDS encoding GNAT family N-acetyltransferase: protein MTATDYRFAAATAADIERLIPVLREFYAVEHLPWNEPALRRALGALVADPNAGRLRLIVRDGEIAGYFVLGFCFSLEFGGRFGLLDELFVLPAHRGGGLAKRALGEVEALCRAEGLDALRLEVNDDNAHARGIYKRAGYVAHPRRLMTLWLRDQGTAT from the coding sequence ATGACCGCCACCGACTACCGTTTCGCCGCAGCCACCGCCGCCGACATCGAGCGGCTGATCCCGGTGCTGCGCGAGTTCTATGCAGTCGAGCACCTGCCGTGGAACGAACCGGCGTTGCGCCGCGCGCTCGGCGCGCTGGTCGCCGACCCGAACGCCGGACGCTTGCGCCTGATCGTGCGCGACGGCGAGATCGCCGGCTATTTCGTGCTGGGGTTCTGCTTCAGCCTGGAATTCGGCGGGCGCTTCGGCCTGCTCGACGAGTTGTTCGTCCTGCCGGCGCATCGCGGCGGCGGGCTGGCCAAGCGCGCGCTGGGCGAAGTCGAAGCGCTGTGCCGGGCCGAAGGGCTGGATGCGCTGCGGCTGGAGGTCAACGACGACAACGCGCATGCGCGCGGGATTTACAAGCGCGCGGGCTATGTGGCGCATCCGCGGCGCTTGATGACCTTGTGGCTGCGCGATCAGGGTACGGCGACCTGA
- a CDS encoding DUF6053 domain-containing protein, giving the protein MGGPSGPTPFAQVAVP; this is encoded by the coding sequence GTGGGAGGGCCTTCAGGCCCGACGCCCTTCGCTCAGGTCGCCGTACCCTGA
- a CDS encoding phosphocholine-specific phospholipase C — protein sequence MASPTRRDFLKLAGSTAALSLLPPSIRTALATPAARVTGTIQDVQHVVILMQENRSFDHYLGALRGVRGFDDPRPIPLPGGKTAFEQPKSASNPNSVVLPFHLDTASTAAHCLADIDHSWKGAYSRWKDYNAWISVKGPMCMGHFTREDMPFYYALADAFTVCDAYYCSHHGPTNPNRMHLFTGTSGMTVGDYGAQAVNNADDGNWTGDMARDKPTFAGHKWKTYAERLQDKGIAWRVYQEHDNYGDNSLAYFAAFRKLDTNSPLYKRGRAIVPGSNEANAKTSRGEHLIAEFAKDVREGTLPAVSWIVPSYIMSEHPEATPAYGESLTARLLEALVANPEVWSKTVFIINYDENGGFFDHAAAPLPAINADLGKSTVDTATENYNGIPVGLGVRVPMFVISPWSKGGWVNSQVFDHTSVLRFLEARFGVAEPNISAWRRTVAGDLSTAFDFATPNAAWPALPDTDDSMSNADASCRLAAPKPPAQQRLPKQERGQRPARALPYELQVSGRIEASSGRYWLDFGNSGVAGACFNVYAGNRSDGPWYYTLDAGTALSDYWSARQVTKGLYDLSAYGPNGFLRAFKGDLNKALAADGANPEATVRHDVAGGRLLIELVNTGKAACTLTLKPNRYSAAAARSYALAPGAKRSDSWPLAGARGWYDLSLTSDKDAGYLRRFAGHAENGEHSVSDPAIGA from the coding sequence TTGGCATCCCCGACCCGTCGCGATTTCCTCAAGCTCGCAGGCTCCACCGCCGCGCTGAGCCTGCTGCCGCCCAGCATCCGCACCGCCCTGGCCACGCCGGCCGCGCGGGTCACCGGCACCATCCAGGACGTGCAGCACGTGGTGATCCTGATGCAGGAGAACCGCTCGTTCGATCATTACCTCGGCGCGCTGCGCGGCGTGCGCGGTTTCGACGATCCGCGGCCGATCCCGCTGCCGGGCGGCAAGACCGCGTTCGAGCAGCCCAAGTCGGCGAGCAACCCCAACAGCGTGGTGCTGCCGTTCCATCTCGACACCGCCAGCACCGCGGCGCATTGCCTGGCCGACATCGACCACAGCTGGAAAGGCGCGTATTCGCGCTGGAAGGACTACAACGCCTGGATTTCGGTCAAGGGCCCGATGTGCATGGGCCACTTCACCCGCGAGGACATGCCGTTCTATTACGCGCTGGCCGACGCGTTCACCGTCTGCGACGCCTATTACTGCTCGCACCACGGCCCGACCAATCCCAACCGCATGCACCTGTTCACCGGCACCAGCGGCATGACCGTGGGCGACTACGGCGCGCAGGCGGTCAACAACGCCGACGACGGCAACTGGACCGGCGACATGGCCCGCGACAAGCCGACCTTCGCCGGGCACAAGTGGAAGACCTATGCCGAGCGCCTGCAGGACAAGGGCATCGCCTGGCGCGTCTACCAGGAGCACGACAACTACGGCGACAACTCGCTCGCCTACTTCGCCGCGTTCCGCAAGCTGGATACGAATTCGCCGCTGTACAAGCGCGGCCGCGCGATCGTGCCGGGCTCCAACGAGGCCAACGCCAAGACCTCGCGCGGCGAGCACCTGATCGCCGAGTTCGCCAAGGACGTGCGCGAGGGCACTCTGCCGGCGGTGTCGTGGATCGTGCCGTCCTACATCATGAGCGAACACCCCGAGGCCACGCCGGCCTACGGCGAATCGCTGACCGCGCGCCTGCTGGAAGCGCTGGTGGCCAACCCCGAGGTCTGGTCGAAGACCGTCTTCATCATCAATTACGACGAGAACGGCGGCTTCTTCGACCACGCCGCCGCGCCGCTGCCGGCGATCAACGCCGACCTGGGCAAGAGCACGGTCGACACCGCGACCGAGAACTACAACGGCATCCCGGTCGGCCTGGGCGTGCGCGTGCCGATGTTCGTGATCTCGCCGTGGAGCAAGGGCGGCTGGGTCAACTCGCAGGTGTTCGACCACACCTCGGTGCTGCGCTTCCTGGAAGCGCGCTTCGGCGTCGCCGAGCCGAACATCAGCGCGTGGCGCCGCACCGTGGCCGGCGACCTCAGCACCGCGTTCGACTTCGCCACCCCGAACGCGGCGTGGCCGGCGCTGCCGGACACCGACGACAGCATGAGCAACGCCGATGCCAGCTGCCGCCTGGCCGCGCCCAAGCCGCCGGCGCAGCAGCGCCTGCCGAAGCAGGAGCGCGGCCAGCGCCCGGCGCGCGCGCTGCCGTACGAGTTGCAGGTGAGCGGGCGCATCGAAGCGTCCAGCGGGCGCTACTGGCTCGACTTCGGCAACAGCGGCGTCGCCGGCGCCTGCTTCAACGTCTATGCGGGCAACCGCAGCGACGGCCCCTGGTACTACACCCTCGATGCGGGCACGGCGTTGTCGGACTACTGGAGCGCCAGGCAGGTCACCAAGGGTCTCTACGACCTCTCGGCGTACGGTCCGAACGGTTTCCTGCGCGCGTTCAAGGGCGACCTCAACAAGGCGCTGGCGGCCGACGGCGCGAATCCGGAAGCGACGGTGCGCCACGACGTCGCCGGCGGGCGCCTGCTGATCGAATTGGTCAACACCGGCAAGGCCGCGTGCACGCTGACGCTGAAGCCCAACCGCTACAGCGCCGCCGCCGCGCGCAGCTACGCGCTGGCGCCGGGCGCCAAGCGAAGCGACAGCTGGCCGCTCGCGGGCGCGCGCGGCTGGTACGACCTCAGCCTGACCTCGGACAAGGACGCGGGCTATCTGCGCCGTTTCGCCGGCCATGCGGAGAACGGCGAGCACAGCGTCAGCGATCCGGCGATCGGCGCCTGA
- a CDS encoding class I SAM-dependent methyltransferase, whose amino-acid sequence MPAGARRAGAAHCEHARRTRRAASRTSGGDPAPPLCYGVASLSRSPPMTDADHRNNRRTVAAYEGYARGYAAAVPATPSPQAAADLRRFAAALAPPARVLEIGSGPGWDADFLETLGARVRRTDVTAAFVRFQIERGKQAYPLDLLSDEIEGTYDGILLLYVVQHFERDQLDEALRKLARALTAQGVALLSHMLGDGDEWEGDAGDYRVVRWSAAAMDERLRRAGFAVEWESFIDSERRPWRSVLVRKLG is encoded by the coding sequence ATGCCGGCCGGCGCGCGGCGCGCCGGCGCGGCGCACTGCGAACACGCTCGGCGGACGCGGCGCGCGGCGTCGCGGACGAGCGGTGGCGATCCCGCGCCGCCGCTTTGCTACGGTGTCGCCAGCCTTAGCCGGAGCCCGCCGATGACCGACGCCGACCATCGCAACAACCGCCGCACCGTCGCGGCGTACGAAGGCTATGCGCGCGGCTACGCCGCCGCAGTGCCGGCCACGCCGTCGCCGCAGGCGGCCGCGGATTTGCGCCGCTTCGCCGCCGCCCTGGCGCCGCCGGCGCGGGTGCTCGAGATCGGCTCGGGGCCGGGCTGGGACGCCGATTTTCTCGAAACCCTGGGCGCGCGGGTGCGGCGCACCGATGTCACCGCGGCGTTCGTACGGTTTCAGATCGAACGCGGCAAGCAGGCGTATCCGCTGGATCTGCTGAGCGACGAGATCGAGGGAACTTACGACGGGATCTTGCTGCTGTACGTGGTGCAGCACTTCGAACGCGACCAGCTCGATGAGGCGCTGCGCAAGCTGGCGCGGGCGCTGACGGCGCAGGGCGTCGCGCTGCTGTCGCACATGCTCGGCGACGGCGACGAGTGGGAAGGCGATGCGGGCGACTACCGGGTGGTGCGCTGGTCGGCGGCGGCGATGGACGAGCGATTGCGGCGCGCCGGGTTTGCGGTCGAGTGGGAAAGCTTCATCGATAGCGAACGGCGGCCTTGGCGGAGTGTTTTGGTGCGCAAGCTCGGGTAA
- a CDS encoding demethoxyubiquinone hydroxylase family protein, whose translation MSAIAQAAGSDTDLGHRILKVNHAGEHGAVNIYAGQIRMARLTAPHLLQELSAFRADEQRHRALFRAELERRGRARCRSYGLCGLGGYALGLITGLFGARAIAATTVAVERVVLRHLAHQLDLLKGRDPAAVAAISAILDEEREHHDTSAGHLHEDRFWSRLLSPVVSASTETVIWLGMKL comes from the coding sequence ATGAGCGCCATCGCGCAAGCTGCCGGCAGCGACACCGATCTCGGCCACCGCATCCTCAAGGTCAACCACGCCGGCGAACACGGCGCGGTCAACATCTACGCCGGCCAGATCCGCATGGCCCGGCTCACCGCGCCGCATCTGCTGCAAGAACTGAGCGCGTTCCGCGCCGACGAACAACGCCACCGCGCGCTGTTCCGGGCCGAACTCGAACGCCGCGGCCGCGCGCGCTGCCGCAGCTATGGGCTGTGCGGCCTAGGCGGCTACGCTCTGGGCCTGATCACCGGCCTGTTCGGCGCCCGCGCCATCGCCGCGACCACGGTCGCGGTGGAGCGGGTGGTGCTGCGTCATCTGGCCCATCAGCTGGACCTGTTGAAAGGCCGCGACCCGGCGGCGGTGGCGGCGATTTCCGCGATCCTCGACGAAGAACGCGAACATCACGATACCTCGGCGGGGCACCTGCACGAAGACCGCTTCTGGTCGCGGTTGCTCTCGCCGGTGGTGTCGGCTTCGACCGAAACGGTGATCTGGCTGGGGATGAAGCTGTAG
- a CDS encoding esterase/lipase family protein, whose translation MSTKRSAPNETGYGGDLRGIGRLTIDAITGVADLVESVHATIAALPGPFGAPVYDPTRGLTGQVYRGVRGVARLVGGALDLGLAQVAPWLDRIESLPQRDAAISALNGVLGDHLDETGNPLAIGMRLCSGGRPLPSGRKALGAALPQAGGKLVVFVHGLCMNDRQWRWNGHDYGAELARDAGWTPVYLRYNSGRHISFNGRDFSARLERLLRDWPVPVERLAIVCHSMGGLVARSACHAAAQARHGWIDKLDSLVFLGTPHQGAPLERAGSWFDTVIQLSPYTAPFARLGKIRSAGIQDLRHGNLLDSDWRAHADRKRAGADARADTRTPVPLPKGVRSYAIAVSTDARRARDQGDQRRDDPPSGDGLVPVASALGRHRNPAFDLRIPASRQWLGYGLHHLDLLGDAQVYAQLRRWLKPARRSRTT comes from the coding sequence ATGTCGACCAAACGCTCGGCCCCGAACGAAACCGGCTACGGCGGCGATTTGCGCGGCATCGGCCGCCTCACCATCGACGCGATCACCGGCGTCGCCGATCTGGTCGAATCCGTCCACGCCACCATCGCCGCTTTGCCCGGCCCGTTCGGCGCGCCGGTCTACGACCCGACCCGCGGCCTGACCGGGCAGGTGTATCGCGGCGTGCGCGGCGTCGCCCGTCTGGTCGGCGGCGCGCTGGACCTGGGACTGGCGCAGGTCGCGCCGTGGCTGGACCGGATCGAATCGTTGCCGCAACGCGACGCGGCGATCAGCGCGCTCAACGGCGTGCTCGGCGATCACCTCGACGAAACCGGCAACCCGCTGGCCATCGGCATGCGCCTGTGCAGCGGCGGCCGGCCGTTGCCGTCGGGCCGCAAGGCCTTGGGCGCGGCGCTGCCGCAGGCCGGCGGCAAGTTGGTCGTATTCGTCCACGGCCTGTGCATGAACGACCGGCAGTGGCGCTGGAACGGCCACGATTACGGCGCCGAGCTGGCGCGCGACGCGGGTTGGACGCCGGTCTATCTGCGCTACAACAGCGGCCGCCACATTTCGTTCAACGGCCGCGATTTCTCCGCCCGGCTGGAACGCTTGCTGCGCGATTGGCCGGTGCCGGTGGAACGCCTGGCGATCGTCTGCCACAGCATGGGCGGCCTGGTCGCGCGCAGCGCCTGCCACGCCGCCGCGCAGGCGCGGCATGGCTGGATCGACAAGCTCGACAGCCTGGTGTTTCTCGGCACGCCGCATCAGGGCGCGCCGCTGGAACGCGCCGGCAGCTGGTTCGACACGGTGATCCAACTGAGCCCGTACACCGCGCCGTTCGCGCGCCTCGGCAAGATCCGCAGCGCCGGCATCCAGGACCTGCGCCACGGCAACCTGCTCGATTCAGACTGGCGCGCGCACGCCGACCGCAAGCGCGCCGGCGCCGACGCGCGCGCCGACACCCGCACGCCGGTGCCGTTGCCCAAGGGCGTGCGCAGCTACGCGATCGCGGTGTCGACCGACGCCCGGCGCGCGCGCGACCAGGGCGATCAGCGCCGCGACGACCCGCCGTCGGGCGACGGGCTGGTGCCGGTCGCCAGCGCGCTGGGCCGGCACCGCAATCCCGCGTTCGACCTGCGCATTCCCGCGTCGCGGCAATGGCTGGGCTACGGCCTGCATCATCTGGACTTGCTCGGCGATGCGCAGGTGTATGCGCAGCTGCGGCGCTGGCTGAAGCCCGCGCGGCGCTCGCGCACGACATGA
- a CDS encoding NUDIX hydrolase, whose protein sequence is MPAQRPDAIAELRSTLSDYARRWPEEAGHTAPFLELLAETDEARGALQHDAAVWPDPFRRERLAGHFTGSAWLVDRAGARVLLTHHRKLGRWLQLGGHADGDRDLAAVALKEAEEESGLAGLSVEPELFDLDRHWIPERGDVPGHWHYDLRYVVRAGDSEAFVVGEESLALAWREIDAVLADPDSDDSMRRLARKWLARGG, encoded by the coding sequence ATGCCAGCGCAACGCCCCGACGCCATCGCCGAACTTCGTTCCACACTGAGCGACTATGCCCGGCGCTGGCCGGAAGAAGCCGGACATACGGCGCCGTTCCTGGAACTGCTGGCCGAGACCGACGAAGCGCGTGGTGCGCTGCAGCACGACGCTGCCGTATGGCCGGACCCGTTCCGGCGCGAGCGCCTGGCCGGCCACTTCACCGGCAGCGCGTGGCTGGTCGACCGCGCCGGCGCGCGCGTGTTGCTGACCCACCACCGCAAGCTCGGCCGCTGGCTGCAGCTCGGCGGCCACGCCGACGGCGACCGCGACCTGGCCGCGGTCGCGCTGAAGGAAGCCGAAGAGGAATCCGGGCTCGCCGGCCTCAGCGTGGAGCCGGAGCTGTTCGACCTCGACCGCCACTGGATTCCCGAGCGCGGCGACGTGCCCGGCCATTGGCATTACGACCTGCGCTATGTGGTGCGCGCGGGCGACAGCGAAGCGTTCGTGGTCGGCGAAGAATCGCTGGCGCTGGCCTGGCGCGAGATCGACGCGGTGCTGGCCGATCCGGACAGCGACGACTCGATGCGGCGGCTGGCGCGCAAGTGGCTGGCGCGCGGCGGCTGA